The Vreelandella piezotolerans genomic interval GATGCCGTGCTCGCGCAGGCGCTCCATGAGCACCAGCAGGCGCTCCAGGGCATCCAGGAACGGCGCAGTTTCGGTGAGCTGTGAACCGATGTGGCAATCCAGTCCCGTCACCCGCAGGTTGGGCAGGCTAGCGGCCAACTGGTACACCTCCAACGCGTCGTCGACGGGAATGCCGAACTTGTTGTCCTTCAAACCGGTGGAGATGTACGGGTGGGTACCCGCGTCCACGTCGGGATTGACGCGCAGGGATACCGAGGCGACTTGGCCCAGCTCCCCTGCCACGGCGTTCAAGCGCTCGAGCTCGGGGCGCGACTCGACGTTGAAGCACTTGATGCCGACCTCCAGCGCCCGCGCCATTTCCTGGGGCTGCTTGGCGACCCCGGAAAACACGACTTTGCTGGGGTCACCACCGGCTTTTAGCACCCGTTCCAGCTCGCCCACGGAGACGATATCGAAACCGGCGCCTAGGCGGGCCAGCAGGCCCAGCACGGCTAGGTTGGAGTTGGCTTTCACCGCGTAGCAGATCAGGTGCGGATGGCCGCCCAGCGCTTCGGTGTAAGCGCGAAAGTGGCGCTCCAACGTCGCTTTGGAGTAGACGTAGCAGGGCGTGCCCAGCTTGTCCGCCAGTTGCGTTAGCGGAACGTCTTCGGCGTAGAGCACGCCGTCGCGGTAGTTAAAGTGATCCATTACCCCTCCTGCTCGGCGGCCGAATCGGATGTCTCGTCAGGCAAATAGAGCGGCCCTTTCTGGCCACAGCCGACGAGTAGCAGCGAGGCCAGCAGCAGCGCGCCGAGTGTGATCGTATAGCGCTTCATGACGTCCCCTTGAGCGCCGCCAGCGCTTCACGGGCACGGCTTGCGGCCGCGCGTACTTGGTCGGGGGCCGTGCCACCAATGTGGTTACGGGCCGCCACCGAACCTTCCAGGGTCAGCACCTCGAACACGTCCTGCTCGATGGTATCGGAGAACTGCTGAAGCTCTTCCAGGCTCATTTCTGAGAGGTCTTTCTTGGTTTTTAGACCGTAGGCGACGGACAGCCCCACGATCTCGTGAGCATCGCGGAACGCGACGCCTTTACGTACCAGATAATCCGCCAGATCGGTCGCGGTGGAGAAGCCGCGACGCGCCGCTTCGTACATGCTCTCTTTCTTGGGCTC includes:
- the lysA gene encoding diaminopimelate decarboxylase, whose product is MDHFNYRDGVLYAEDVPLTQLADKLGTPCYVYSKATLERHFRAYTEALGGHPHLICYAVKANSNLAVLGLLARLGAGFDIVSVGELERVLKAGGDPSKVVFSGVAKQPQEMARALEVGIKCFNVESRPELERLNAVAGELGQVASVSLRVNPDVDAGTHPYISTGLKDNKFGIPVDDALEVYQLAASLPNLRVTGLDCHIGSQLTETAPFLDALERLLVLMERLREHGIEIDHLDLGGGLGVPYRDEKPPQPFDYASQLLARLSRWEGGETLTLLFEPGRSIAANAGLMLTRVEFLKPGETKNFAIVDAAMNDLIRPALYQAWQAIVPVDTRQARDTATYDVVGPVCETGDFLGKERELAIAEGDLLAVRSAGAYGFVMASNYNSRPRPPEVMVDGDTFHVVRAREALESLWAGEALLPEGAR
- the lptM gene encoding LPS translocon maturation chaperone LptM, whose translation is MKRYTITLGALLLASLLLVGCGQKGPLYLPDETSDSAAEQEG